The following is a genomic window from Rana temporaria chromosome 7, aRanTem1.1, whole genome shotgun sequence.
TATGTAGAAAATACAGATACAAGATCAGAGAAATGCTTAGGCTGTCACTGCTGACCTCTCCttatgaaaatgctagttgcctggtgtCACACTGATTCATTGACTTCAGTATTGTGAATCGCTGACCtggatagaatgcattaagataaaaaaaaccttctgcctttacagacACTTTAGGGATAAGTTCAACTTTGGAAGCATGTTACACATTAAacacatatttagggtgtaatgtGCAACATGCTCCAGCAGTCTACACACACATTGCAAACCCCCGGATTGCCCCCTGGTGACAGCAGGCAGGGTTTTTTCTATCtgcacccgctgtcacaatttaaactGTGCAAAAGTCCACgagagatctgtgaatgaatggacTACAAGTACTGTCTTCCGCCACGGcaaatggcttgtagttctcaatgaacagtGAGGGCGCTGGTGAGCTCTCTTGTAGATCATTGATTTTCCTGCTCTTCAGTAACTGTATAGAACAGGGAtctctaaactttctaaacaaagggccggtttactgtccttcaggagagtcaggacgctctctacgttgcaaatagagaaaggagctgtgtgttagtgggcttcctgactctcctgtagtccaagggatggggcgagcacaacactccacaccagggagaaagcctcacattactgtgtggagttacagacagaagaacaggaagtgaggatttctcagaagaaataaggacatttaaaataaaaatggaaggatgaggtaagtgaaggaggactgcactaaggtaaaggaagctatttaggaaaaaaaaaattgtacctttaaaacccTGCTAAGCCTCATACACGATCAAATTGTTGGCCAAcagagcgtctgatttttgtccaaagggcgtgtgccaggatcttgtcagccaacaaacacaattgTAGTGACGTACTAAGAGGAAtctcagctcttgagcgccacactttgggccccttctgctaatttcgtgtttggtgagcactgattccaagcatgcgtgtttgtactttcaacttttgtgtaACGCACTTGTGTAATGACGATACTAAATtcagacaacagaccgttgtccgacgaaaatttactagcctgccatccaacatttgttgaccGAAAgatggacaacaattgtcagaaggagcgtagtaacggtcagattttaggacaacagataATCCCCTgtcaataaggatgagctctggcgtgttcgcatgctacacatgcaaagcccgccaggaagtgtgcacgcgctgcgctaatcacagccagggagacattgtcccgatgctcggctgcagagatcgggaaatgtcttcctggctgtgattagcgcagcgccgtgcacacttcctggcgggctctgcacgtgtagcatgcgaacacgccagagctcatccttacctgccaacaatcggatcgtgtgtacgaggcttcagttttCATTTGTGCAAGTATTAGCATACTTTGTGTATAATTTTTGAAACAAACGTGGCTGATGCACATTTTATTAGTACCAGTTCCCTGTTGTAGGTTCTCATATGTGACTTACCTCTTCTCCAGGATGCTGCTAGGCGATAATTTTCTATAAAGCTCCTTTGGAAGAGGCCAGGATATGAAGGGCTCTGAGTCCGGCACAAATGCAGAAGACCTTGCAGCAGCCTTGggcttaaaaataaaaaggaacattATTACAGTCTTTATTATAAACAAATGTGCTGGACAAACAGATAAGTACACAGATACAATGCACAAAAAGAAGCTGGGTTACCTGtattggacagtgaaggagaagCGGAAGACTGATGAAGTCATCCCTCTGTCATTCAGCTATCTCACGTTCAATGAGCAATATGGAGGCTTGGAAGCCAGGAGGGGGCAGAACCAAGCTAAAAGCTTTTCAGCTGCCTAGATATGGCTACTGAAGCTACCATAAGGCAAAttactagttgcctggctgcctctGGTTTCAATACTtgtcagtaaggatgagctctggcgtgtttgcatagtacacgtgcagagcccgccaggaagtgtgcacggtgctgcgcgaatcacagccagggagacattgtcctgatgctcggctgcagggatcgtgaaatgtctccctgcacggtatttgcgcaatcattttttaaacgcctttttttggggaaaaaaacggtttcatgaattaaaaaataacaaaacagtaaagttagcccaatttttgttgtataatgtgaaagataaagttacgccgagtaaaaagatacctaacatgtcacgctttaaaatttgcgcacactcatggaatggcgccaaacttcagtacttaaaaatctccataggcgttgtttacttttttttttacaagttacgaatttagagttacagaggaggtctagtgctagaattgttgctggcactctaacgcaccccgcgatacctcacatgtgtggtttgaacgttgtttatgtgggcgggacttacgtgtgttcgcttctgagcgcgagctaccggggataggggcgtttaaacattttttttttattattttactcaattttttttatttttacacttcttttttttatcacttttattcctattacaaggaatgtaaacagtgccgatcctgacctccctggggccctaagcaaaatgacatggcacattaaaaatgagaatcgggggggcgctgacgacagtgacatgtcacattaaagaaagttgagaagcggggtgagagggtgttctgctgtcggaaatgactcagccagcgagtttagaagcggggtgagggggcgaaaatgacttctcaccaggcggggcctctagtaatttggggggccctttgcagctttgcggggccctaagtggcttgcttatgccttgtttccactgcacggaacggttcgggtcagtaagaATGGAGcggtttagaatggaccggtctattctcgtgagcgtttccactgcaaatcggaccgtcggggaccattcaggatttagaaaaaatgcctagcacgtccaccaatcagtggaatgtattgcatctcctcccctaatggaaccgttccatttcctatggccccacatctgaagcaggacccagaatggtccggtacggttcggtttaatggcacactttcgtagtggaaacacccaaaatagcgtaccgaaccgatccgctcagtggaaacgaggcaatagtgagcctatagcgaggatcggccctgaatgtaaacattccttgtaataggaatgattagtgacaggtcctctttatggagagatgcagggtcaataagaccccacatctctcctccaggctggaaagaattagatcgtgaaaaaaaattcacagatctcatgctttcagccgcgatcgcggctgtgtttacattccggtacccgggcgtgacgtcataacatcgcgcccgggcctcagacgatcatagagatgaccggtgaccatctggtcaccagtcatctctatgctttccatccgacgccggcggatcgtttctctgggtctccgatggcaagggagaagcaccagatggcgacaggagggagagacgtcccctcccgctgcctataagaacgatcaagcggcggaactgccgctatgatcgttcttatggtgcacaggatcgccggctgaagagatggatatctgaatgatgcctgtggctgcgggcatcattcagatatccccactgaaagtccaggacgtcatatgacgtccttgggcgggaagtggttaagcacaagatgtttgtgtgaaacgcatctacgtgacctcgtgttggtgtctttgttATCACTTTGAGCAATAAAAGGCAATGGGAATTCCTGTatgtgcagccatttattttcttacacgtttcccacggaggcgggccacctcaggttatcatcatacacctggagcagcagcTCTTTTCCTTGGAGTGGTGTGACAAGAGGCTGTATTATCAAGACCTAACTTGGTTGGTCAAGGTGTGACACTCACCAGTACTCTTCCTTGGGTCTCTGTTCCTCGACAGTGCTCCACAGGCAGGCATTGGAAATTGTATTGTGTACCAGCTCTTCATGGTTCGGGAATGTGTATGCCGGATCTTCACATATACTTGTTATAGCCTGTGGCAAGCCTTCAATTAAACTGGATTTGGTGAGCCAGAGGGCCTGCTTCACACCTAGAGGGAGAGAGCTTCATTTTATCCCCGGTGTTTACCACATAGGACTGATGAGAATATATACAGGGTTATTGAACAGATGTAAAAAGTATTCATTATGTGCAAAGTACAGACTGCCATTGCAGCTGGGGAAagattaatctgattggttccatAATACTGAATGGTGGAACTAAATTTTAAAGACTAGAAATACAAAAAAGAAGGAACCCAAAAAGGTAATCCCAAGTCGGACTTTAACGGCACCGTAAACAATAAGGATATAGAAAGATAATATTCATTGGAACATGGAAACATACAGTAGTGTAAAAATAGTATATGTGATGTGAGCCCTAGTGTGTCAACGAGTTTCGCCGCTAGGCTTCGTCAGGACGCATTCGGGATTCGTTGGTTGCAGGAAAAGGGAAAGCGGGTCTCACTATCTTGCCGGAGAGTCAATCTCAACAAGtagttaaagaagaaaaaaaaggatcaccgctccaggtgggtcgctatgtagagtagactgactcaggataccgtgggtgctggcaatgcactgaccatgcatgagatacgaagagaggaaatggatagccgcactccaataaccaaaaaggttgtctttttatttaaacgaacagcaaatacatcacttcacaaggtcacagcaaaggaacaggggaacagccgacgcgtttcgcactgagctagtgcttaatcatggctagttaaccctttcatgcctatgcctatgtatgacatttggtgtttacaagttaaaatccacatttttggctagaaaattacttagaacccccaaacattatatatatatttttagcagagaatctagagaataaaatggcgattgttgcaatattttatgtcatacggtatttgtgcggcggtgttttaaacacaactttttgggaaaaatttactttcatgaattttaaaaaaatgaaaaagtaaaattagccccaatttttttgcataatgtgaaagatgatgttatgccgagtaaatagataccaagcatgacacgctttataattgcacgcactcgtggaatggcgacaaactacggtaactaaaaatctccataggcgacgctttaaactttttttacggttaccaggttagagttacagagtaggcctagtgctataattattgctctcgctcttacgatcgcggcgatacctcacatgtgttatttgaacaccgttttcatatgcgggcgcgacttccgtatgcgctttctttgctgcgcaagctcgcggggaggggggcgctttaaaaaaattttttttggttttcttatttattttttctaatattacatttttttttttttttttttacattttgatcacttttattgctgtcacaaggaatgtaaacatcccttgtgacagcaataggtggtgacaggtactctttatggagggatcgggggtctaaaagacctccgagccctcctttgcacttcaaagtattcagatcgccgaaaacggcgattctgaatacggtgtacttttttaaatccggcgccattggcatctgagaaacccggaagtgacgtcatgacgccgcttccgtggtttcaatgcggacactgaatcaaagccgtttacggctttgtttcagagctcgccgagacgctggaggcgccggatcgtggatcgggtctcccggtgggacgggaggcccggtcagagcggcgagaggcggcgggaggggggggatgtcccctcccgctcctccggcataacaaccgagcggcttttagccgcatcgattgttatgtttggaaagctgatcgcccgctctaaacaacagtaccgggatgatgcctgcggctgcaggcatcatcccggtataacccctgaaagccgaggacgcatatatgcgatccgtcggcgtgaaagggttaaagaagAAGTATTATCCAATATAGAAGAAAAGGTTGGCTCACAATAAGAGCAATTCTCGTGACAAGGAGTCATAGGAACCAGCTACTGACTCATACATTAAAGTATTCTGATATTATAGCCTCAATCAGGGGGTGGTGCATACAGATAACAGCGGAGAGCGAGAGATAACCATACAAAAGTTGACAAAATATAAATAGATATAATCTTCCAATCCAAACTATCCAATATAGACGCTCAGCTATACCCAAGTACACAACTATAATGTACTCAAAGCCATGCTATGGTCCTCCAAACAAATTAGTAGTATGGAAATATAAGCATAACCCCCCTGGGAgagagcgcaatgctctgcacttTCGTGATTATTTAatgcaggggtcgacaatatctgggcgccaggtcgcaattgcgacaagaaattatGACCTGGTGcccgcggcggccggtaattgaggccgcggatcctgtgtctccgtgcgcccccaccttgcgatcgcggcgggcccatgacggccggtaattgaggccgcggctttgcggccttgtgaagtcccaagctcttccttctgtcagCTGGcgacatctggtggtggccgttggcattacaagttaaacagcaattctaatatgtcatttttcactgccatctccttccctctaattagaacccccaaacattatatatattgtttatcctaacaccctagagaataaaatggcgatcgttgctatactttctgtcacgccgtatttgcgcagcggtcttacaagcgcacttttttgggaaaaaaattacactttttttaataaaaaaataagacaacagtaaagttatcccaattttttttaatattgtgaaagataatgttacgccgagtaaattgatacccaacatgtcacgcttcaaaattgcgttcgctcgtggaatgccaacaaactttaaccctttaaaatctctataggcgatgtttaaaaaaaatctacaggttgcatgttttgagttacagaggaggtctagggctagaattattgctctcgctctaacgattgcggcgatacctcacatgtgcggtttaaataccgtttacatatgcgggcgctactcgcgtatgcgcacaagcttggcgggacggggcgcgttttctggctcctaacttttttagctggctcctagattccaagcaaatttgtcaaaccctgctttaatgTATGAGCCAGTAGCTGGTTCCTATGACTCCTTGTCACAAGAATTGCTCTTATTGTGAGCCAACCTTTTCTTCTATATTGGATAATACTTCTTCTTTAACTACTTTTTACTCTCCTGCAAGATAGTGAGACAAGCTTTCCCTTTAAACAACGAATCCCAAATGTGTCCTGATGAAGCCCAATGGTGAAACACATTGACACACTAGGGCTCACATCATATACTATTTATctttatgtatatgttttttttaaccttttttcatGTCCCTTTTTACACTACTGTACGTTTCCATGTtccaataaatattattatttttctatatcCTTATTGTTTACTGTGCTGTTAAAGTCCGACCTGGGATCACCTTTTTGGGTTCCTTCTTCATTGTATTTCTACGGATGAGGCAACGTGGGTgctctcttttcttctttctaaATTTTGAAAGCCCAAAAGAAAATAGGTTTGAGTCAGGTTGCATCACATTGCACAGGTCAACTGCTTGTCTTCTTTTAGTAAATGCTCATACTCACCTGATCCCCCGCTCCACCCACAAATTGTGCTCCCCCACTGTCCAGCACTGTTCCTGGTCTATGGAGCCTGCTCTGGGCTTGATGACAATAGAAACAGTCTACAACTCAAGACCTCTGGAGTGCGGGGGTGTTGTGCCGGGAGGATCGGAGGATTAGGCAAGTATATCTCCTCTCTCCAAACTTCTAGACAAAAACAAGCAATTAACCCATGCACTGCATGGGAAAACGTTTTCTGTTGCCTGGAGATCGACTTAAAATGTTAACATGTCAGCAAACCAATTATTAGGTTATTATCTTTATAGGTATGTTCTATATCTGTGTACATAACCTTTGCGTATCATTAAATACTGTACCTGGTTTATTGTTTTCAATTAACTTCCCTTCCCAAAAGCTCGCCATACATGGAGCAAATTTTGTCAAGTTGAGGAGAGGGTCAGAAGGAGAGGGTCAGTGGGAGAGGGTCAGAGGGAGAGGGTCAGTGGGAGAgggtcagagggagagggggtcagtgggagagggtcagtgggagagggtcagagggagagggtcagtgggagagggtcagtgggagagggtcagtgggagagggtcagagggagagggtcagtgggagagggtcagagggagagggtcagagggagagggtcagagggagagggtcagagggagagggtcagagggagagggtgagagggagagggtcagtgggagagggtcagagggagagggtcagtgggagagggtcagtgggagagggtcagtgggagagggtcagtgggagagggtcagagggagagggtcagtgggagagggtcagagggagagggtcagagggagagggtcagagggagagggtcagagggagagggtcagtgggagagggtcagagggagagggtcagagggagagggtcagagggagagggggtcagtgggagagggtcagagggagatggtcagagggagagggtcagagggagagggtcagagggagagggtcagagggagagggtcagtgggagagggtcagtgggagagggtcagtgggagagggtcagagggagagggtcagagggagagggtcagagagggagagggtcagagggagagggtcagtgggagagggtcagagggagagggtcagtgggagagggtcagagagggagagggtcagagggagagggtcagagggagagggtcagtgggagagggtcagagagggagagggtcagagggagagggtcagtgggagagggtcagtgggagagggtcagtgggagagggtcagagggagagggtcagagagggagagggtcagagggagagggtcagtgggagagggtcagagggagagggtcagtgggagagggtcagagagggagagggtcagagggagagggtcagagggagagggtcagtgggagagggtcagagagggaGAGGGTCAGAGGGAGAGGGTCAGAGGGAGAGGGTCAGTGGGAGAGGGTCAGTGGGAGAGGGTCAGAGGGTCTCCCACCCAAAATCCTTTGATCTGAAAATCAAAAGGAATCAGGTAGGAAATTGTCTGCCAGACAGAGGTTGTATCCAATCAGAAGCCGTCTTTATTGGTGTTGACTGTCAAGATACAATAGTGGGCAGGGAAGATTCCTTCATTCAGACTGTTTTTGCATGGATATAGAAATCACCCAGCTCAACTTTTGGGTCTCCCTTCGCCCTGCTCCATCCTCAGGTTGCTCCACTCCACCCTTGGGTCACCATGTACCCCGCTTTATCCTCAGGTCAGCTACATGTCACTCCGTCCACAGATCACCCAGCACCATCCTCGGGTCACCCAGCGCCATCCTTGGGTCTCCCCGCTTCTTCCTCTGGTCACCCAGCGCCCTGCTCTGTCCTCAGGTCACCCAGCGCCACGCTCCGTCCTCAGGTCACCCAGCGCCACGCTCCGTCCTCAGGTCACCCAGCGCCACGCTCCGTCCTCAGGTCACCCAGCGCCACGCTCCGTCCTCAGGTCACCCAGCGCCATGCTTGGGTCTCCCCGCTTCTTCCTCTGGTCACCCAGCGCCACGCTCCGTCCTTGGGTCACCCAGTGCCATCCTCATGTCATCCAGTGCCCCGCTCCGTCCTCAGATCACTCAGCACCATCCTTGGGTCTCCCCGCTTCTTTCTCTGGTCACCCAGTGCCATCCTCATGTCATCCAGTGCCCCGCTCCATCCTCAGATCACCAAGCACCATCCTTGGGTCTCCTCGCTTCTTTCTCAGGTCACCCAGCGCCCCGCTCCGTCCTCAGGTCGCCACACTCAGTCCTTGGGTCTCCCCGCTTTTTCCTCTGGTCACCCAGCGCCCTGCTCCGTCCTCAGGTCACCCAGTGCCACGCTCCGTCCTCAGGTCACCCAGCGCCACGCTCCGTCCTCAGGTCACCCAGCGCCACGCTCCGTCCTCAGGTCACCCAGCGCCACGCTCCGTCCTCAGGTCACCCAGCGCCACGCTCCGTCCTCAGGTCAACCAGCGCCATGCTTGGGTCTCCCCGCTTCTTCCTCTGGTCACCCAGCGCCACGCTCCGTCCTTGGGTCACCCAGTGCCATCCTCATGTCATCCAGTGCCCCGCTCCGTCCTCAGATCACTCAGCACCATCCTTGGGTCTCCCCGCTTCTTTCTCTGGTCACCCAGTGCCATCCTCATGTCATCCAGTGCCCCGCTCCATCCTCAGATCACCAAGCACCATCCTTGGGTCTCCTCGCTTCTTTCTCAGGTCACCCAGCGCCCCGCTCCGTCCTCAGGTCGCCACACTCAGTCCTTGGGTCTCCCCGCTTTTTCCTCTGGTCACCCAGCGCCCTGCTCCGTCCTCAGGTCACCCAGTGCCACGCTCCGTCCTCAGGTCACCCAGCGCCACGCTCCGTCCTCAGGTCACCCAGCGCCACGCTCCGTCCTCAGGTCACCCAGCGCCACTCTCCGTCCTCATGTCACCCAGCGCCACGCTCCCTCCTCAGGTCACCCAGCGCCATCCTCAGGTCACCCAGCCCCTCGCTCCGTCCTCAGGTCACCCAGCCCCTCGCTCCGTCCTCAGGTCACCCAGCCCCTCGCTCCGTCCTCAGATCACCTAGCGCCTGGCTCTGTCCTTGGGTCTCCCCGCTTCTTCCTCAGGTCACCCAGCACCCTGCTGCGTCTTTAGTCACCCAGCGCCCAACTACGTCTTCGAAACGACACACTCTGCCACCCAGCGCCATCCTCAGGTCACTAACCCCCCTCCTCTCCGGAGTTCTCAGCCCCCCAGGGTCACCTTGCCCCCCGTACCTCCCATCAGACGACATTTGGCACTGAAGACATAGGCCTCGGTGTCCTTGTGGAGTGGCATGTCCTGGTGGGGCGGACTTGGGTCCTGCCGGGGATCGTGCCAGCCTCGACTCCATCGGGGAAAGTTGGGCCGGGCCAGCCAGGGGAGGAAGTAACCCCGGTCCGCGTATGTGATCCGCTCCAGGCCCGGGATCTCCGGGGGCTCCGTCTTCACTCGGGGCTGTACCGTCTGCTGCTTCCTACTACACCGGGAGGACACACTGAGACAGCGGAGCCCCGGGCCCCGGACACAGCGCCCGGACACCGGCTGCAGCATGGAGGCCGCCATCTTGGGGCGCAGAGGATGACGGGAAATGGACTGTCACTGGAGGGGAAGAGTCAGTGTGTGACTGTGTATGGGGAGAGgtctgagcatgtgtgagtgaGATCTACACAGAATGTCACTGTGTTCTACTTCTACTATACCTGGACTACaatcctctgtccctctcctagaCTAcaagcctctgtccctctcctagaCTACAAGCCTCTGTCCTCCCTCCAACACTGTCCTTACCCTGGACTACaatcctctgtccctctcctagaCTACAAGCCTCTGTCCTCCCTCCAACACTGTCCTTACCCTGGACTACaatcctctgtccctctcctagaCTAcaatcctctgtcctccttccaaCACTGTCCTTACCCTGGACTACaatcctctgtccctctcctagaCTACAATCCTATGTCCTCCCTCTGGACTACaatcctctgtccctctcctagaCTACAAGCCTCTGTCCTCCCTCCAACACTGTCCTTACCCTGGACTACaatcctctgtccctctcctagaCTAcaatcctctgtcctccttccaaCACTGTCCTTACCCTGGACTACaatcctctgtccctctcctagaCTACAATCCTATGTCCTCCCTCTGGACTACaatcctctgtccctctcctagaCTACAAGCCTCTGTCCTCCCTCCAACACTGTCCTTACCCTGGACTACaatcctctgtccctctcctagaCTACaatcctctgtccctctcctagaCTACAACCCTCTGTCCTCCCTCCAACACTGTCCTTACCCTGGACTACaatcctctgtccctctcctagaCTACAAGCCTCTGTCCTCCCTCCAACACTGTCCTTACCCTGGACTACaatcctctgtccctctcctagaCTACAACCCTCTGTCCTCCCTCCAACACTGTCCTTACCCTGGACTACaatcctctgtccctctcctagaCTACAAGCCTCTGTCCTCCCTCCAACACTGTCCTTACCCTGGACTACaatcctctgtccctctcctagaCTACaatcctctgtccctctcctagaCTACAAGCATCTGTCCTCCCTCCAACACTGTCCTTACCCTGGACTACaatcctctgtccctctcctagaCTACAAGCCTCTGTCCTCCCTCCAACATTGTCCTTACCCTGGACTACAATCCTCTGTCCTCCCTCCAACACTGTCCTTACCCTGGACTACAATCCTCTGTCCTCCCTCCAACACTGTCCTTACCCTGGACTACaatcctctgtccctctcctagaCTACaatcctctctcctccctccaacACTGTCCTTACCCTGGACTACaatcctctgtccctctcctagaCTACCGTCTTCTGTCCCTTAACCCTCCAAAACTGCCTTTTTAATGGACTAcaatcctctccctcctcccaaaCTGTCCCTCTCCTAGACTAcaatcccctccctccttcctcccaaACTGTCCCTCTCCTAGACTACAATCCCCTCCCTCCCAAACTGTCCCTCTCCTAGACTACAATCCCCTTCCTCCCAAACTGTCCCTCTCCTAGACTAcaatcccctccctccttcctcccaaACTGTCCCTCTCCTAGACTAcaatcccctccctccttcctcccaaACTGTCCCTCTCCTAGACTACAATCCCCTCCCTCCCAAACTGTCCCTCTCCTAGACTAcaatcccctccctccttcctcccaaACTGTCCCTCTCCTAGACTAaaatcccctccctccttcctcccaaACTGTCCGACTCCTAGACTAcaatcctctcc
Proteins encoded in this region:
- the MRPL37 gene encoding 39S ribosomal protein L37, mitochondrial, whose translation is MAASMLQPVSGRCVRGPGLRCLSVSSRCSRKQQTVQPRVKTEPPEIPGLERITYADRGYFLPWLARPNFPRWSRGWHDPRQDPSPPHQDMPLHKDTEAYVFSAKCRLMGGVKQALWLTKSSLIEGLPQAITSICEDPAYTFPNHEELVHNTISNACLWSTVEEQRPKEEYCPRLLQGLLHLCRTQSPSYPGLFQRSFIENYRLAASWRRESVLYFVRGITGVVMSAKTALEPQASPSDIQITEQQGLESLYPLSPAIDLQEVNVYEEQNRLGFKDGYQFSHPHTIYLLDPCSTKARFLPDQLRAKMIMTAFGSAVAKAKMLFGEDVKDLEKPIVVQSVGTDGQLFHFMVLQLNTLDLESSNGIKNIVWMDGDQPLYDTVAGKAKIRRKVVVVPAGVSGLKPEIFQKFWAMYLHGAV